A window from Peromyscus eremicus chromosome 1, PerEre_H2_v1, whole genome shotgun sequence encodes these proteins:
- the Muc6 gene encoding mucin-6, protein MLRGQQLLLLLFFRGPLINAGAWTGDATDSNTEDNLQSSPEKGWCSTWGAGHFSTFDHHEYDFKGMCNYVFTATCGDASPTFSIQLRRDRDGNISRIIIELGASVVTVNKAIISVRDIGVVRLPYTSNGLQITPYGQSVQLVAKQLELELVVTWGPDAHLMVLVEKKYMSKLCGLCGNFDGKTDNEFLSEDGKLLEPHKYATLQKLDDPNEICAHEAIPSPTTLETKYAHICNQLLTLVSPGCDVPKEPLVLSCQADMAECAQPGRQNCSCATLSEYSRRCNMAGQPVRNWRTPGLCPVSQCPGNQVYQECGEVCVKTCSNPQHSCSSFCTFGCFCPHGTLLDDISKNQSCVPVSQCPCMLNGVVYGPGEITRTACQTCQCTMGRWTCTKQPCPGHCSLEGGSFVTTFDARPYRFHGTCTYTLLQSPLLPNEGTLMAVYDKSGYSHSETSLVSIIYLSKKDKIVISEDEVVTNNGDTKLLPYKTHNITIFRQTSTHLQMVTTFGLELVVQLQPVFQAHITVGPQFRGQTRGLCGNFNGDTTDDFTTSMGIDEGTASLFVDSWRAGNCPAALERETDPCSMSQLNKVCAETHCSMLLRKGSVFEKCHTVVNPQPFYKRCVYQACNYEETFPHICSALGAYAHACSARGILLLDWRSSVDNCTVPCTGNRTFSYDSKACDRTCLSLSDRETECHASAVPVDGCNCPEGTYLNHKAECVHKAQCPCLLDSYKFVQADQSTMINGVICYCINGRLSCPRQAEMFLASCPEPKTLQSCSQSSEDKFGAACAPTCQMLATGIDCVPTKCEPGCICPKGLYENSDGQCVPAEECPCDFAGVSYPGGSELHTDCKNCTCSQGKWTCQLSAQCPSTCVLYGEGHVVTFDGQRFVFDGNCEYTLATDDCAANSSQPTFKVLTENVVCGKSGVTCSRAIKISLGGLSITMADRNYTVSGEEPLVHLQVKPSPLNLVLDIGIPGRLNLTLVWNKHMSVSIKIRRATQDALCGLCGNSNGNMKDDFETRSKYVASSELEFVNSWKENPLCGDASYVVDPCSLNTFRRSWAERKCNIINSQTFAACHSKVYHLPYYEACVRDTCGCDMGGDCECLCDAVAAYAKACLDKGVCVDWRAPDFCPVYCDFYNIHTLVGEEEYQYAQEANCTWHYQPCLCPGSLGSFPDTNIEGCYNCSHNEYFDHKEGTCVPCAPPTTTLPPATTGSQPTTATPTSTEFYSSSSAATPVGPSYLPGLPTPAPSTPSSTEEVTDWTTPKKSTVSSEYPQTTEATAPLTSPLPPTSIPRSTPTRLPVTQATTKPTASSPSSSTKTTAQFTESTTVTPPTSVMPEMSTSRAQQESHHPATTSHATETTELPLSGKTTLTTHQTGQSNSLPPPNTNTWTPNTVSQTKSTHMTWSTHSQPTISFHTTEYSTTAPSETSIQTTTAFPRTQSSLASVNPTLTTSEVTPTSQTLMTPTTSHILPSPSIINPSTTMLQTTTVEETEITQTLAPGTYTTLTSNSFSTQTTSASLTHPSNTTQHQPTSLPLTTTSNGSTMGGTGTPVVHTTSGTTSRPTTPHTTQPPPTVPVSSSTYTTGPPLETSVQTTITFHTQSGPQTSLATTLPVFSTSSVTPTSQIIRTPTSTETVSTASTTKIFSTILPKTTMEGTRPTLTASLSTSKISATSQSQSSFSTTRSYTSVLSHPTSMTAHQSISVPPTAWYQRTAYTCVPEQSCYSHGKFLTVHPSVTLQSGLLRLLSTHRSWSLQLAGRGATDYLPGLRGKRDSNSLPGFLRLLCQLETRCGCCQPLSTYEKRLSLPCPDPNAPGLNYVVKCFNCPFKNIGMLGTGPCREWGMEFANSHKHKHFGTISSAIANPINCSTHEATHF, encoded by the exons atgctcaggggtcagcagctgctgctgttgctgttcttCAGGGGACCATTAATCAATGCTG GTGCCTGGACTGGAGATGCCACAGATTCCAACACTGAGGATAACCTGCAATCCT CCCCAGAAAAGGGCTGGTGCTCTACATGGGGAGCTGGCCACTTTTCCACCTTTGACCACCATGAGTACGATTTCAAAGGGATGTGCAACTATGTCTTTACGGCTACATGTGGGGATGCCTCGCCCACCTTTAGCATCCAGTTGCGGAGAGATAGGGATGGGAACATATCCCGGATCATCATAGAACTCGGGGCTTCTGTGGTCACTGTGAACAAGGCAATCATCTCTGTCAGAGACATCGG GGTTGTCCGCCTGCCCTACACCAGCAATGGCCTCCAGATCACACCATACGGCCAGAGCGTGCAGCTGGTGGCCAagcagctggagctggagttagttGTCACTTGGGGTCCAGATGCCCATCTTATG GTCCTGGTAGAGAAGAAGTACATGAGCAAGCTGTGTGGACTGTGTGGTAACTTCGATGGGAAGACAGACAATGAATTTCTAAGCGAGGATG GCAAACTTCTGGAACCTCACAAGTATGCCACACTCCAGAAGCTAGATGACCCCAATGAGATCTGTGCCCATGAGGCCATCCCCAGCCCTACCACCCTGGAGACCAAATAC GCCCATATCTGCAACCAGCTACTGACCCTGGTGTCCCCTGGGTGTGACGTGCCTAAGGAGCCACTGGTGCTGAGCTGCCAGGCAGACATGGCTGAGTGTGCCCAGCCAGGCCGGCAGAATTGCAGCTGCGCCACACTGTCTGAGTACTCCCGTCGATGTAACATGGCCGGCCAGCCTGTCCGCAACTGGAGGACCCCCGGACTCTGCC ccGTGAGCCAGTGCCCGGGCAACCAGGTGTACCAGGAGTGTGGTGAGGTCTGCGTCAAGACTTGCTCCAACCCACAGCACAGCTGCTCCAGCTTCTGCACCTTCGGCTGCTTCTGCCCCCATG GTACACTACTTGACGATATATCCAAAAACCAGTCCTGTGTGCCAGTCAGCCAGTGCCCCTGTATGCTCAATGGTGTGGTCTATGGCCCCGGGGAGATCACAAGGACAGCCTGCCAAACCTG CCAGTGCACCATGGGTCGCTGGACGTGCACGAAGCAGCCTTGTCCTGGCCACTGCTCCCTAGAAGGTGGCTCCTTTGTCACCACCTTCGATGCCAGACCCTACCGCTTCCACGGCACCTGCACCTACACTCTTCTCCAG AGCCCACTGCTTCCCAACGAAGGCACCCTCATGGCTGTGTATGACAAGTCAGGTTACTCACACTCAGAGACCTCCCTAGTGTCTATCATCTACCTGTCCAAGAAG GACAAAATTGTCATCTCAGAGGATGAAGTGGTCACCAACAATGGGGACACCAAGTTGCTGCCATACAAGACAC ACAACATCACCATCTTCAGGCAGACATCCACCCACCTCCAGATGGTGACCACCTTTGGACTGGAACTGGTGGTCCAGCTGCAGCCCGTCTTCCAGGCGCACATCACAGTCGGGCCCCAGTTCAGAGGCCAGACCAGAG GGCTCTGTGGCAATTTCAATGGTGACACAACGGATGATTTCACAACCAGCATGGGCATCGATGAAGGCACTGCCTCACTCTTCGTGGACTCCTGGCGTGCAGGGAACTGTCCAGCTGCCCTAGAGCgtgagactgatccctgctccatGAGCCAGCTCAACA AGGTGTGCGCAGAGACCCACTGCTCCATGCTGCTGAGGAAGGGCAGTGTGTTTGAGAAGTGCCACACTGTGGTGAACCCCCAGCCCTTCTACAAG AGGTGTGTGTACCAGGCCTGCAACTACGAGGAGACCTTCCCTCACATCTGTTCTGCACTGGGGGCCTACGCCCATGCCTGCTCTGCCCGAGGCATCCTGCTCTTGGACTGGAGGAGCAGCGTGGACAATTGCA CTGTGCCTTGCACTGGCAACCGCACATTCAGCTACGATAGCAAGGCCTGTGACCgcacctgcctgtctctgtcggATCGTGAGACAGAGTGTCATGCAAGTGCTGTGCCAGTGGATGGCTGCAACTGTCCTGAGGGCACCTACCTGAACCACAAGGCAGAATGTGTGCACAAGGCCCAGTGCCCCTGTCTGCTGGACAGCTACAAGTTTGTCCAGGCTGATCAGTCAACCATGATCAACGGGGTCATATG CTACTGCATCAATGGCCGCCTGAGCTGCCCACGGCAGGCCGAGATGTTTTTGG CATCCTGCCCAGAACCCAAGACCTTGCAGTCCTGCAGCCAGTCGTCAGAAGACAAGTTTGGGGCTGCATGTGCCCCCACGTGCCAGATGCTGGCCACAGGCATTGACTGT GTACCCACCAAATGCGAACCTGGCTGTATCTGTCCCAAGGGGCTCTATGAGAACAGCGATGGGCAGTGTGTGCCTGCAGAGGAATGCCCATGTGACTTTGCAGGGGTGTCCTATCCTGGTGGCTCTGAGCTCCATACTGACTGTAAAAATTG caCTTGCTCCCAGGGGAAGTGGACCTGCCAGCTTAGTGCACAGTGCCCATCCACCTGTGTCCTCTACGGTGAAGGCCACGTCGTAACTTTCGATGGACAGCGCTTCGTGTTTGACGGCAACTGTGAATACACTCTGGCCACG GACGACTGTGCTGCCAACAGCTCACAGCCTACCTTCAAGGTCCTGACAGAGAACGTCGTCTGTGGGAAATCAGGGGTCACCTGCTCCCGAGCCATCAAGATCTCCCTGGGT GGGCTGTCCATCACAATGGCAGACAGGAACTACACGGTCAGCGGGGAAGAACCCTTGGTGCACCTTCAGGTGAAGCCCAGCCCCCTAAACCTTGTCCTGGACATAGGCATCCCTGGAAGGCTCAACCTGACACTTGTGTGGAACAAGCACATGAGTGTCTCTATCAAGATCCGCCGTGCCACCCAG GATGCCCTCTGTGGCTTGTGTGGCAACTCCAATGGGAACATGAAGGATGACTTTGAGACACGCAGCAAGTACGTGGCATCCAGTGAACTGGAGTTTGTGAACTCGTGGAAGGAAAATCCACTGTGTGGGGATGCGAGTTACGTGGTGGATCCCTGTAGCCTAAATACCTTCCGGCGCTCCTGGGCTGAGCGCAAATGCAACATTATCAACAGCCAAACCTTTGCCGCCTGCCACAGTAAG GTATACCACCTGCCCTACTATGAGGCCTGCGTGCGTGATACCTGTGGTTGCGACATGGGCGGAGACTGCGAGTGTCTGTGCGATGCAGTGGCTGCCTATGCCAAGGCCTGTCTGGACAAGGGCGTGTGTGTGGACTGGAGGGCCCCAGACTTCTGCC CTGTCTACTGTGACTTCTACAACATCCACACACTGGTGGGTGAGGAGGAATACCAGTATGCTCAAGAGGCCAACTGCACATGGCACTACCAGCCCTGTCTCTGCCCTGGCAGCTTGGGGAGCTTCCCGGACACAAACATTGAAG GATGCTACAACTGCTCCCACAACGAGTACTTCGACCACAAAGAAGGGACCTGTGTACCCTGCG CACCACCCACTACCACACTACCGCCAGCCACCACAG GTTCACAGCCCACCACGGCAACTCCCACCAGCACTGAGTTCTATAgttccagctctgcagctacaCCTGTGGGCCCCTCCTACTTGCCAGGTCTTCCAACCCCAGCACCTTCAACCCCCTCCTCCACTGAGGAAGTAACAGACTGGACCACCCCCAAGAAATCCACAGTCTCCTCAG AATACCCTCAGACCACTGAGGCTACTGCACCACTGACATCACCTTTGCCTCCTACATCCATACCGAGGTCAACACCCACAAGGCTCCCAGTGACACAGGCCACAACCAAGCCCACAGCATCTTCCCCCAGCTCATCCACAAAGACCACAGCTCAGTTCACAGAGAGTACCACAGTGACACCACCAACCTCAGTAATGCCTGAGATGTCCACCAGCCGAG CCCAACAGGAAAGTCACCATCCAGCCACAACAAGCCATGCAACTGAGACCACAGAACTACCTCTCTCAGGAAAGACTACCCTGACCACACATCAAACAGGACAAAGCAATAGCCTACCACCACCTAATACAAATACTTGGACCCCAAACACAGTATCTCAAACTAAGTCAACACACATGACATGGAGCACCCACTCTCAACCAACCATTTCTTTCCACACTACAGAATACTCCACAACTGCTCCCTCAGAAACATCCATCCAGACAACAACCGCTTTTCCAAGGACTCAAAGCTCATTAGCCTCTGTAAATCCAACACTTACTACGTCAGAAGTGACACCAACATCTCAGACTCTCATGACCCCAACTACTTCACATATACTACCATCACCTTCCATAATAAACCCATCCACCACCATGttacaaaccaccacagtagaGGAAACAGAAATAACACAAACATTAGCCCCAGGCACCTACACAACCCTAACCTCAAATTCATTCTCCACACAAACCACCTCAGCTTCCTTAACACACCCTTCAAATACAACTCAGCATCAGCCCACATCACTTCCCCTCACTACAACATCCAATGGGTCTACCATGGGAGGAACTGGTACCCCTGTGGTGCACACCACCTCAGGAACAACTAGCAGGCCTACTACTCCGCATACCACACAACCTCCACCCACTGTTCCTGTCTCTAGCTCAACATACACCACCGGCCCCCCCTTAGAAACTTCTGTGCAGACCACAATCACCTTCCATACACAATCAGGTCCTCAGACTTCTTTGGCCACAACACTGCCAGTATTTTCAACCTCCTCTGTAACACCAACTTCACAGATAATTAGGACTCCCACAAGCACAGAAACAGTTTCAACTGCTTCCACCACCAAGATATTTAGCACCATTCTTCCAAAGACCACAATGGAGGGAACAAGGCCCACACTTACAGCATCTCTTAGCACTTCCAAAATAAGTGCCACTTCTCAATCTCAAAGTTCATTCTCCACGACCAGAAGCTACACTTCTGTCCTTTCTCACCCTACTTCCATGACGGCCCATCAGTCCATATCAGTTCCACCGACA GCCTGGTACCAGCGCACTGCCTACACCTGTGTTCCCGAGCAGTCCTGCTACTCCCACGGGAAGTTCCTCACTGTCCACCCCAGTGTCACTCTCCAATCCGGACTCCTCCGTCTCCTCTCCACCCATCGATCCTG gaGCCTGCAGCTTGCAGGAAGAGGAGCAACAGATTATCTACCAGGGCTGCGTGGCAAACGTGACTCTAACTCGTTGCCAGGGTTTCTGCGCCTCCTCTGTCAG TTGGAGACCCGCTGTGGCTGCTGCCAGCCCCTTAGCACCTACGAGAAGCGACTCTCCCTGCCCTGCCCCGATCCCAATGCACCAG GTCTCAACTATGTGGTGAAATGTTTCAACTGTCCCTTCAAGAACATTGGTATGCTAGGCACAGGACCCTGCCGGGAGTGGGGCATGGAGTTTGCCAACAGTCATAAACACAAGCACTTCGGCACCATCAGTAGTGCTATAGCAAACCCCATCAACTGTTCAACCCATGAGGCCACACACTTCTAA